Proteins encoded by one window of Pelecanus crispus isolate bPelCri1 chromosome 8, bPelCri1.pri, whole genome shotgun sequence:
- the HBEGF gene encoding proheparin-binding EGF-like growth factor: protein MDGRAVLIHTLLAAVCSAAAGGLGRDELHNEVLHKGGSGAPVPATAPLLGGSPEKEGGGAAPLLGCSPEKEGGGAASGYDLSELPRVAFLSKPQGLVNPKKKGNGNKKRKGKGLGKKRDPCLRKYKDFCIHGECKYIQELGAPSCICQPGYHGERCHGLSLPVEHPPSTYDHTTALAVVAVVLSSLCLIIIAALLMLRCHKRGVYDIENEEKIKLGITVNH, encoded by the exons ATGGACGGGCGGGCGGTGCTGATTCACACGCTGCTGGCGGCAG TGtgctcggcggcggcgggcgggctggGCCGGGACGAGCTGCACAACGAGGTGCTGCACAAGGGCGGCAGCGGTGCGCCGGTCCCGGCCACGGCCCCGCTGCTCGGCGGCAGCCCGGAGAAGGAgggcggcggagcggccccGCTGCTCGGCTGCAGCCCGGAGAAGGAGGGCGGCGGAGCGGCCTCGGGGTACGACCTTAGCGAGCTGCCGAGAG TTGCTTTCCTGTCAAAGCCTCAAGGCCTGGTTAATCCCAAGAAAAAAGGGAAcgggaataaaaaaagaaaaggcaaaggcctggggaagaagagagacCCGTGCCTGCGGAAGTACAAGGATTTCTGTATTCACGGCGAATGCAAATACATCCAAGAGCTGGGAGCTCCCTCCTGCAT ATGCCAGCCAGGATATCATGGAGAGAGATGCCATGGCCTCTCGCTGCCTGTGGAGCACCCCCCCAGCACGTACGACCACACCACAGCACTGGCTGTTGTTGCTGTCGTCCTGTCCTCCCTGTGTCTCATCATCATAGCAGCCCTGCTGATGCTCAG GTGTCACAAGAGGGGTGTCTATGATATAGAAAACGAAGAGAAAATCAAGCTGGGCATCACTGTGAATCACTGA
- the SLC4A9 gene encoding anion exchange protein 4 codes for MPWALGVVLWAADTHSQPRPEGTNPEAPYQAFGCSIFPCSMAPAAEQAGAALQQEERGGATCPLLFIQLNQLLSTPTGLEWRETARWIKFEEKVEDGGERWSAPHVPALPLHSLFQLRMYLQKGTMLLDLDALSFKEIIDKALSRQPEEAELQPELRERLAALLLSQPRHQPTKSLLRPLAKLGLSPCRGKAKSWSEPRAQLSETPLNEQLRNPFKKKVPPGAEAAHVAVGEVEFLEKPFTTFIRLRRGVALGSLAEVALPSRFLFILLGPRDKVKAYHEVGRAMATLLTDELFQRVAWQAEHREDLITGMEAFLDELTVLPPRKWDPSARIPPPSCLPSPHRRTTMHPLDQQSHSNGDMAAAGNRAGLGHMCSGEELERTGRIFGGLLQDIRRKAPWYGSDFSDALHPQCLSAVLYIYLATVTNAITFGGMLGDATANMQGVLESFLGTAFAGSTFCLFSGQPLTILSSTGPMLVFERLLFSFSQDHSLDYLEFRLWIGLWVAFFGMVLVATEASHLVQYFTRFTEEGFCALISLIFISDSLKKMLSLADAFPINWQYRLDNITSYSCVCNLSSPSHSSARNDTKQPSPLAPQQPSATLARLSRTQCLGQGGHLLGTSCQYVPDVTLISFLLFGGTFLSCTALKRFRSSRYFPAGVRKLVSDFAIILATLTSCAIDATLGLETPKLLIPSELKPTNPARGWVVFPFGANPWWVCLLSAVPAVFVTILIFMDQQITAVILNRREYKLQKGAGFHLDLLCVSLLMVITSATGLPWYVSATVISLAHMESLRKESATSAPGEHPEFLGIREQRLTGLSVFILTGVSVFMAPILKHIPMPVLYGVFLHMGVAALNSIQLTDRVRLLLMPAKHQPDLAYLRHVPLRRVHLFTIIQLLCLALLWVLKSTMAAIIFPVMLLALVGIRKGLERVFSLHDLSWLDGLLPEMARKEAEGKQPRKQKEESNGEEVGDVMGAMLFYSCPQGCFGAGAEPGLS; via the exons ATGCCCTGGGCGCTCGGCGTTGTTCTCTGGGCAGCAGACACCCACTCACAGCCCAGACCAGAGGGGACCAACCCCGAAGCTCCCTACCAGGCTTTTGGCTGCAGTATCTTCCCCTGCAGCATGGCCCCAGCGGCCGAGCAAGCtggtgctgccctgcagcaggaggaaagagGGGGTGCCACCTGCCCACTGCTCTTCATCCAGCTCAACCAGCTCCTCAGCACCCCGACAGGACTGGAGTGGAGAGAGACAGCCAG GTGGATAAAGTTTGAGGAGAAGGTGGAGGATGGCGGGGAGCGCTGGAGTGCACCCCATGTCCCAGCCCTCCCCCTGCACAGCCTCTTCCAGCTGAGGATGTACCTGCAGAAGGGGACGATGCTCCTGGATCTGGATGCCCTCAGTTTCAAGGAAATAATCG ACAAGGCACTTTCCAGGCAGCCCgaggaagcagagctgcagcctgagcTGAGGGAGCGCCTGGCAGccctcctgctctcccagccACGGCACCAGCCCACCAAATCCCTGCTGCGGCCCCTCGCCAAGCTTGGCCTCTCTCCCTGCCGAG GGAAGGCCAAAAGCTGGTCTGAGCCCAGAGCCCAGCTCTCTGAAACGCCTCTCAATGAGCAG TTGAGAAACCCATTTAAGAAAAAGGTCCCACCGGGGGCTGAAGCAGCCCATGTTGCTGTTGGTGAAGTTGAATTCCTGGAGAAgcccttcaccaccttcatccGCCTCAGGCGAGGGGTAGCCCTCGGCTCACTGGCCGAAGTTGCTCTTCCCAGCAG GTTCCTCTTCATTCTGCTGGGTCCCCGAGACAAAGTGAAAGCCTACCACGAGGTTGGCAGGGCCATGGCCACGCTGCTGACAGATGAG CTCTTCCAAAGGGTTGCCTGGCAGGCTGAGCACCGAGAGGACCTCATCACAGGGATGGAAGCATTCCTAGATGAGCTGACTGTGCTTCCTCCCAGGAAATGGGACCCCAGTGCCCGCATTCCTCCACCGAGCTGTCTGCCGTCTCCGCACAGGAG GACCACCATGCACCCACTGGATCAGCAGTCCCACAGCAATGGCGacatggcagcagctggcaaCAGAGCTGGCCTGGGGCACATGTGCTCCggggaggagctggagaggacAGGCAG GATTTTTGGGGGGCTGCTGCAAGACATCCGGAGGAAGGCACCATGGTATGGAAGTGACTTCTCCgatgccctgcacccccagtgCCTCTCAGCAGTGCTCTACATCTACCTGGCAACAGTCACCAATGCCATCACCTTTGGGGGCATGCTGGGGGACGCGACCGCCAACATGCAG GGGGTGCTGGAGAGCTTCCTGGGCACTGCCTTTGCCGGTTCCACCTTCTGCCTCTTTTCCGGCCAGCCCCTGACCATACTGAGCAGCACTGGCCCCATGCTGGTCTTCGAGcgcctcctcttctccttcagcCA GGACCACAGCCTGGACTACCTGGAGTTTCGCCTCTGGATTGGGCTCTGGGTGGCCTTTTTTGGCATGGTCTTGGTGGCCACTGAGGCCAGTCACCTGGTGCAGTACTTCACCCGCTTCACCGAGGAAGGCTTCTGCGCCCTCATCAGCTTGATATTCATCTCTGACTCCCTGAAGAAGATGCTGAGCCTGGCGGATGCCTTCCCTATTAACTGGCAGTACCGTCTGGACAACATCACCTCCTACAGCTGTGTCTGCAACTTGTCCAGCCCCA GTCACAGCTCCGCAAGGAATGACACAAAGCAGCCCTCACCCCTGGCCCCCCAGCAG ccttcCGCCACCCTGGCCAGGCTGAGCAGGACCCAGTGCCTCGGTCAAGGCGGGCACCTGCTGGGGACCAGCTGCCAGTATGTGCCTGATGTCACCCTCATCTCCTTCCTGCTCTTCGGGGGCACCTTCCTCTCCTGCACTGCACTCAAACGCTTCAGGAGCAGCCGCTACTTCCCTGCAGGG GTGCGGAAGCTGGTGAGTGACTTTGCCATCATCCTGGCCACCCTAACCTCCTGCGCCATTGATGCCACTCTTGGCCTGGAGACCCCCAAGCTCCTCATCCCAAGCGAGCTGAAG CCCACGAACCCAGCGCGGGGCTGGGTTGTCTTCCCCTTCGGAGCCAACCCGTGGTGGGTCTGCCTGCTGTCTGCAGTGCCTGCTGTCTTCGTCACCATCCTCATTTTCATGGACCAGCAGATCACAGCTGTCATCCTAAACCGCAGGGAGTACAAGCTGCAG AAAGGAGCAGGATTTCACCTGGACCTCCTCTGTGTCTCCCTCCTGATGGTCATCACCTCTGCCACTGGCCTCCCCTGGTACGTCTCGGCCACCGTCATCTCCCTGGCGCACATGGAGAGCCTGAGGAAGGAGAGCGCAACCTCGGCCCCTGGCGAGCACCCCGAGTTCCTGGGCATCAG GGAGCAGAGGCTGACCGGCCTGTCTGTCTTCATCCTGACGGGGGTCTCTGTCTTCATGGCACCCATTCTCAAG CACATCCCGATGCCGGTGCTGTATGGGGTCTTTCTGCACATGGGGGTGGCAGCACTGAACAGCATCCAG CTCACAGACCGCGTGCGGCTGCTCCTGATGCCAGCCAAGCACCAGCCAGACCTCGCCTACCTCCGCCACGTGCCCCTGCGCCGGGTGCACCTCTTCACCATCATCCAGCTGCTGTGCCTAGCCTTGCTCTGGGTCCTCAAGTCCACCATGGCCGCTATTATTTTCCCAGTGATG ctgctggcgCTGGTTGGAATCCGGAAGGGGCTGGAGCGTGtcttctctctgcatgacctgaGCTGGCTGGATGGCCTCCTGCCAGAAATGGCcaggaaggaggcagaggggaaacagcccaggaagcagaaggaggaaagCAATGGCGAGGAGGTAGGTGACGTCATGGGCGCTATGCTCTTTTACAGCTGTCCCCAGGGATGCTTTGGTGCCGGGGCTGAGCCTGGCCTGAGCTAA